Sequence from the Platichthys flesus chromosome 2, fPlaFle2.1, whole genome shotgun sequence genome:
GTGACAGGAGCCGGCTGCAACCACTGCCTCCGAACTACTTAAACAGACTGAATAACTTATCTTAAACCCCAAGTTAAGTGGAAGTTAACAGGTCAGGAGTGTTTAAATCTTCGGCTGACAAAACGTAAACGTGGAAAATCACAGATACGGCGGCTGAGACACCGCTGCCATCACGTACCTAGCTAGCATCCAAGCTAACTCCTCAGTTCCATGGCGCTGACGCCAGAAGAGCTACCTTGTGTATCCTGGCAGTGAACACCAGGCTGCGCACTGTTCACCTGTCACGCTGACTCCTGCCCGGGCTTCTCCTCTGCGATTCAAACGATAATCTGCAGGTCACGGTGAGAAGAGGTCCAGCAGCTCCCCTGCCCGGTAGAGCCCACTCATGTTGACACACCAGACGCACGGTCATGTGACCTGCGCACACGCGAACTGCACATTGGGAGTTGTAGGTTAAAAGGTACGACAGACAAAAACTCgttttcattgtattttttattttcttattgcaGATTTCTCATTAAATAGCTGTAATAatctggttttttttttttttaaacatgagatAAAAATATGTTCCATTGCATTAAGTACAAGCACATGAGTAAACAACTCCCACAGCAgggttttaaacacaaaatcaaGCACACAACAATAAACCACGCTACAGGAACTGGTAAAAAGAGGAACAACTcagatacaaaaacatttagagAAACGCTCCAAGCTTTAAAACTGCCAATCaagttaaattgttttaaaaataacaaatattcaaaaGATGGCTCAAATAATCAACTGAAGCTGAATTAGTTAAAACCTCTCTCCCCGTGTGAGGAGGTGTTGGCATATTATGTGCAAACATCATGTGCCTGTGTATTTAGGGCATTTGCTCAGAAAGTGAATTGCTCAATAGTTTTTTCTTAACACCCTGTTGCACTAAAAGATATTTAATTATGTACACTATATACAAACATGCACTGTCATATTTGCATACCATCCAACAGTGGATGGTGTTGCTTGTGCTTCCATTACTGAATCCTCGCACTGAAGACTGATCTTAACAGCAACTTGTAGGAGAAAGCGAGTTGATGTAATGAGATGAAGAACATATCACATTTGTTGTTGAGCAGACATGTGTGTCTGgtgttcacattaaaacaacCATCTGTCAACCACTCTAaatgactcacacactcagattAGCAATCACTGTACATCTAGCTTAATATCACCcttggctttaaaaaaaacttggaaCTTGCTTTAAATGTATGAAACGTATAGTTTTATCTATGTACAATTAATTATAACTGTATTAATTACCAATTAATAGGCCAAATAGGTAGttgaaactaaaaacaaaaaggaccCTACACATCCAAGATCCAAGATACAGCCTTGACCTTATGCAgtgaaaactttttttgttgattttaagTGCTTCAGTAAGTGGGCTGTCATATCCTGGGTGCAAagaatttttttcaattttttcaacTTCATTGTGAAAACACCAGGTCTTTCTGACTCAAGCAGACAACAATGAATGTTGACCAGCAGATGCCAAGTACTGTGCCAGACTGTGACAAGTAAAAGCTGTGATTCAGTGCAGTTCCCATATTAGAGAAAGCAAGGCACGCTGGAGGTCATGTATGGACACAACAGCCCGATGGAGTCACAGCACTGGTGCTCAATTACCTTTCctcaaagaaaaatgaaatgtaaaaaacaaggaggaaataaaagcgGAGAAACCAAGGCATTCAGAAGACAcagaagagtaaaaaaaagtacatgGCGAGAAACCGAATCGTGTTATCTTAAAAGCAGTCTGCCATGATAGATTGAAGTCCAAATGGGTTGGATTTAAAAAAGGCCTTTAGATTTATTTATGACAAAGAAGGGCCTTGAATTCTCCTCCTTCAGTCCTCCCCTGTGCTATTCTCTCATAAAGAGACCCGCAACTGTTTTTGATCAGTATCTCTACTTTGCTTTCCATTCCCACCTCCAGGATCAGGACATATCGCTCCACCCTCTGGTGTTCATGCCTCATGTATGTGCAGGATTCTAAAGGATATCCAGTGTAAGAAAAGTCAGAATGGGAAAATACAGTGTTTTCACAGGATTAATACACAAAACAGGATGTAATCGTGTCCATCAATGTTCATTCCCCGTCAGCTACGTGGCAAACTGTTGATAAAATGCCAGTTTGACCCTCTCGATGTGGTGGCACAGCTTGATGGCCGGTCCCAGCTTCAGGTCCATGCACTCCTGCACCGTCGGGAGGTTCAGCAGGAGCAGAGCTTGTCCGTCAATCTCCTATAAACACATACATCTATATGAGAAGCATTTTCCATATATAGTTTGTTATTGGCTAAACTTTCTCTAGTGGTTTTGATGGGTGACTGACCGTGGatatacaagatacatttattgatcccaaccACTTGCACAGTCACACTACATGCAGATGATGGAAATTTGACCTCTGCTTTTGACTCATCTGGTGAACAtcgcaggacacacagagcagttggctgccatgcacggcgcccagggagcagattttgggggagtaaggtgcatTGCTCAGGGGCAATTAGACAGTGGGtgtagggagagtgctctttggactttggaacagataTAATACAAGTAAAGTTGTTGCAATAGAGTGGAGCAAGCTGTCTTCCTGAGAGGCCAATAATTCTGTGAGTATTTCTTACCTGGTCCAAGAAAATCCTTGCAAGAGGTGCACAGTCAGTGCTCCTGATGAAGCGAACTACATCAGTAACGCTCCACTCCAGGGGGCTGGTGTCCAAACACAGCTTCTGAGGAGGCTCAATCTTTGAGGTCTATAAACACAGAGAATAGGCAATCAGAAAGGGAGGAAACGGGAGCACTGATTTCTTGAGTCTTGATTCCCACATAAACTGAGTTCAggtcacagagaaacagctgtaaTGAGGATTATGTTGAAGGATGATGGAATAGAGCAGAACAAGTTGGAAACATCATTAACTCCACGAGGACACATGTTCACCTGTCCCTTTGTATCTGTCATTTTccagcaggattacacataaATTACAGAATCGATTTCCAGAAAAACCGGGTGGAAGaattggacatggaccaagaatGAGACCATTCAATTTGACCCAGATCAGGTCATTGTTGAATctctttaacaatgtgagattaatgcattttacatttttaccaatttcccagagaataatgcATGGATTTTGATTAACGGATATACAATCTATGACTGTGTGCGATCTTGTTTCATAGGGGGTAGGCTTTTTTTCTGCAGTAATAAAGCTGGTGCGGATCTGCACAAAGGGACTCAGCCAAGAATTTTATTTTActactttttttaacattttacctCCTGCTAGAAATGTAGACTCTCAAATTCAATATATTATTGAGTTGAATAAATTGGGCTGTGCAAGGCAATAACATTTAATGGGTCGGGGTGCAGAGCTGATCTAGCTGTAATATTTGCGTATATTCCTCACAGATATACTGTTTAGAAACACCGCTATGAAAACAGATATCATAGAAATATTTGGAAGggtttgtaaaaatgtatcGTCAGGGCACAcagctttttctttctctacttTAAACACCTTTGGTGAGGGAGGGCGGTTCTCATCATCAGAGAAAGAGGGTGAGCGTGGTTTCCGGCGTCGGCGTGTGGGCCTGGGTGTCGCtggtggggagggggagggtgTGGTGGGCTGAGACTTCCCAACAGATTGTTCAGAATCATCCTGGAGATcgtcctgcagctctgagccgGAGTCTTCACTCAGAGAATCGTCTTCATCtaaatcctcttcctctccactgcCCTGCAACCCAAAGATAAGGACagccatgaataaataaataaatccagtaTACTGACACAGATTAAAATAAGAACCAAAAGTCAAAATACTAGTTGAACAATGATGCCACCTACGAACTCCTGTAATGTAATGCTTAATGAAGAGAATGTGTGCGTTACCTGTGGAGAACCAGCAGGTGTGTTATCCACGGAGGCTGAGGAGCGTCTCTTCTTATGGACAAAGAgttgcttcctcctcttcctcttcctccctcttctcttcacTCCACCCTCCAGGTTGGAGTGGCCCCCCGGTGGACGGCCCACACGTTTACTCTTCTTCTTACCATAGTAATATGCTGGAGACAAGAGGACAGGCTTATTTTTGTTGCATCTGACATGCCTGAAGGATTTTAATATAGTAttgagagacagatgtgaaatTTACAGCACggccaaataaataaatcaccctatgtttattcttaaatatgtaCATTCTCAATGGGAAAAGTATTATTAAATAAGATGATTGAGGGAGTGTGGAGAGCACATGGTGTCAGGTTTCTCATGAAATTTACaagacaagagagacagaaatcGTATGTGTGTTACTATCATCAGTTCTTGAGCCAGAGAGAAAACTAAACGCGCCTGACCTGCCAGACATTCAGTACTTAGGATCCAGACCCGACCAGAGAATGATGCAGTTTATGTAAGCTGCACTGAGTTTTTGTTACTGTCCCCAACAGGCAAGCATTCTGTTAGAAGATGTTCATCCCTCTGCTTCATAGAATTTCGTTTTAGAATGTATCTACCCATTGATTCTTTCTACTCACAAGCAGCTTGACTGAAAAGAACTGGACTGTCTGAACCCCAAAAAAACTTAATGAGCTGTGAGCTGAATTAGAAGACATGTCTGAATAGCGATTTTAATTAGGATCGCAACTGAAAagcaaatattcatatttccaacCAATTTATCAGTCACTAGCTTTTATGTTCATCGTCTTTGTGTACTATTGTAAAGCACGAACTGTATTTGGTCTTGGTGAGGACGGAGCAGTTCTCAGAGCAGCGCTCCAGAACCATGCCAGGTCCAAACAGGTTTGGGCAGCACTCCAGCTTGATGCAGGTTTTTCTGCAGAAGTCGGCCACACGGTCTGCAGTGCGCACTATCTCCACTGTGGCCCGGTAACTCTTCCCCTTGTACCTGAAATGTGAGTAAAAGCAACGTTGACCAGTGAGCAAATTATGATAAATATGTTACAAAGTACTTCGAAAGATGAAGATATGACTCTTCCCTCTCATAATCATGTCTTACAACTATGGTAGTTAGaacaaacaagaagaaataTGTGCTAAGTAACACTCCTAAATAAAGGCTATAATGTAGTATCAGATATTTATTCCCTGTTGTGCATTTTAGAATAATTGTAATCCAAAATGGGTCTGAAATAGACCAGCTGTGAAAACTTGTGCTATTCCTGCCAGTTATCTTCAGAGGGGAGAAATTCTATCTGAGGATTAAATGGTGATTCCACTCACTTGGCTTTGAGTGTCTCTCCGTAGCCTTGCCAGCGGCTCTCCTggtccagctgcagctctctcAGCACGCGGCTTGGCTTGTACGCAGAGTTTATCAGCAGACTCAATACCTGGGTATGAGACATGCACAGGAATGCAACACGTATCGGTTAATTATGGGTCGGAGGGTTAGTGGCTACTTCTGCTAGCAAACACTGATATGAGCTTTTGAAAGATATGAAACGTAACATttatgtgcatttatgtttggTTTCATGTAAAAAAAGGGTTCATTTTTCTTAATTCATGCTCAGTATATTTGGttgtatatgtgtttttatattcacaGTTATTTATCATTATGTTTATGGTTAAATTGTTATATATTAAACCTCAATTTGAGAAAAAATTGAGGTTGAACTTTATCCATCTATATAATGGTACATAATATATGATAGTTTGCTATGCATAGTCATGCCACAAGCATTGCCAAACAATGCTGACAACCATACCACTGTGCTATATGATTGAGGGGAAGTTTTCTGTTGTTAGTCACACAGTAAATCTGTGGGTTGGCCCTCTCACCTCTTTGAGGACAAGGACACAGTTTCCAGGGCCGATGAACTGAGGCAGCTCAGCGATGCGTCCCTTGTTGAGGTAGGGCCCAGAGAAGCAGCGGTGGTTGAAGTATATCTTAGGACAGCAGTATTTCCCGTTCCCATGTCCTGCACGGGGATACAAAGACAGATACATATGATGGGAAAACCACAGAGAGTCAGTAGATCCAATATATATCACAGTTTGGGACCCTTCAGGGACAGCTGACACTCACCTGTTTCTGACTGGTGGGCCAGCTGCTGCCTTATAGTGTCAGGTGTCATAGACTTCGGTAGATTTCTGCTGTGAAGAGATGAAAACTGAGTCAGATGATGAGAGGTCGTTGGACTCGCTCCACTTGAACCGATAAACCAATCAATGCCCACCCCCTCCTCTTATACTCACTGTTTCTCTGGCTGCACGACAGCAATCTTCCTTTCTTTCGCGACTAAAAACAAGGAAAGACTAATGAGTGCTCAGTCACACTCATTTGATATTGTTAGAAAATATCAAAGCATTAGACACCGACTTGTTATGGGAGGTGCTTTAAGAGGATGTTGTGTACCTGTGGGTTTGATGGGATGGATGAGTGGATAGCCATTTGTCTCACACCAGCTGATAGGGAAGATGTCGAGAGAGTCCACATGAACGATCAGCTCTGGCATGGGTTGCTTCAGccctggacaaacacacacacacacagagctgctcagaAATCCCTCCAGTACACAGTGAGCAGCACTAAAAATATCACAGACTACATTCTTATCTAAGCAAGTGAAGTATGAAGTGTATAGTGACCCAAATGGTCTCCTAATAAGTGACAAAGCAATATCACAagatttttttatgatttgctGCAACTGGCAAGATTATCCATGTCGTAACACACaattttactttgatatttCCACAAAGTGTTCTACATTCATATACATTTCTATAGCTCAACAATAATTACACATCCCGAAGGCTCCAAAAAGAAACAGTTCCTCTGCAATTTCTTTCTGGGAGAGGAACGTTGTCTGCTCCTCTCACTCCACCACATACTGACCGATGCTTTTCTtaaattgtgtaaatatttattgtGTTCACATCtttaaactcagactgggtaaaacATCTTTTGGTCTTCACCAAAACAAATGATGTGCGTGTTTATTTTCTAGTAGAGCGTGGAAGTGAGACACTATCAGAACATATTTTAATACCAGGTTAGAACAGATGGACTAATAGCTGTCCCGTTGGGATCAGAtgtctcaggatggatgttaataccaggtctgaacaagGCCACTGATTCTGTACATGAAATGGAAGTTATGCAAAAATCTCAGATTCTGACATCCATGTCTTCTCCATAAAAATGGGAAACTATCTGCACAGCTACGAAGCTTTGAGTAGATCCACAAAGGTTAATGTTTGACATATCATTGACACTCATGTGTAGTTAGATGGCAGAGAAATCATTCTCTTTTAAATCTATATTGTAATCTAGtagaaaaacactttctttcATTATCTCATCTCACCTTCCAGACTGAGCCAAATGTACTGGCCTTTGACCCGGTTGACTGTTGCCACATGAATGTTCTCAGGTGACAGCGGGTTGACAGCCTCCAGTTTCATGGCCTCTTTGAAGCTGTGGTCACACTGCTCCTGGCAGGTaaacaaagagggaaaaacCTGGTGAACGCCGTCCCACAGCACATTGTGTTCTGTGATTGTTATTCACTAGGAAATCAGCACAGTTTCAGTGGTCCTTCACACTGCAGAAATATGTTCTCATCTCTAACATCTGTTACATCGGAAGTTCAGCCCTGAACTGCTGATGCACCAAGCCAAGCTGTTCACATTATAATAATGAGCACAGAGCACTAATTTAAATGCTGCTGCTATACTCTTATAGGAatattgtctcttttttttttacatttgcagaTTTGCAACATCAGGTCATTGACCCTTCTCTTTACTTTGACTCAAATCCAATTTTAACCAATaaacaaatcatattttattacGTTCGGTTATTTAGAACTATCTATCTGAAATGCTGCATGGACAT
This genomic interval carries:
- the sfmbt1 gene encoding scm-like with four MBT domains protein 1 isoform X2, translated to MSQESLESDGDSAQDVCDFNWDEYLEETGTVSVPHHAFKHVDQGLQTGLTPGMKLEVCVRSEADSPYWVANIITTCGQLLLLRYEGYQDDRRADFWCDLMTADLHPLGWSRQHGKTMKAPEGAREKHQDWEALLEKALAEECSAPANLLELPQRGRDPVELLCAGCYVELQDIADSGLAWAAEVEENVGGRLKLRLLGTEGLPDTPATVWLFYLHPRLHPPGWAKEHSCTLRPPSDLLALRTEQEWEEVRQRISDLPQDEALTAELSKDRPAIPAHCFKEGMKLEAVDPAAPISIRPATVTKVFSEQYFLVTMDDLCGMEESEGAGRSFLCHRDSPGIFPTQWSLKNGLPLSPPPGYQGPDFDWADYLKQCEAEAAPQHCFPTEQCDHSFKEAMKLEAVNPLSPENIHVATVNRVKGQYIWLSLEGLKQPMPELIVHVDSLDIFPISWCETNGYPLIHPIKPTVAKERKIAVVQPEKQNLPKSMTPDTIRQQLAHQSETGHGNGKYCCPKIYFNHRCFSGPYLNKGRIAELPQFIGPGNCVLVLKEVLSLLINSAYKPSRVLRELQLDQESRWQGYGETLKAKYKGKSYRATVEIVRTADRVADFCRKTCIKLECCPNLFGPGMVLERCSENCSVLTKTKYTYYYGKKKSKRVGRPPGGHSNLEGGVKRRGRKRKRRKQLFVHKKRRSSASVDNTPAGSPQGSGEEEDLDEDDSLSEDSGSELQDDLQDDSEQSVGKSQPTTPSPSPPATPRPTRRRRKPRSPSFSDDENRPPSPKTSKIEPPQKLCLDTSPLEWSVTDVVRFIRSTDCAPLARIFLDQEIDGQALLLLNLPTVQECMDLKLGPAIKLCHHIERVKLAFYQQFAT
- the sfmbt1 gene encoding scm-like with four MBT domains protein 1 isoform X1, with translation MSQESLESDGDSAQDVCDFNWDEYLEETGTVSVPHHAFKHVDQGLQTGLTPGMKLEVCVRSEADSPYWVANIITTCGQLLLLRYEGYQDDRRADFWCDLMTADLHPLGWSRQHGKTMKAPEGAREKHQDWEALLEKALAEECSAPANLLELPQRGRDPVELLCAGCYVELQDIADSGLAWAAEVEENVGGRLKLRLLGTEGLPDTPATVWLFYLHPRLHPPGWAKEHSCTLRPPSDLLALRTEQEWEEVRQRISDLPQDEALTAELSKDRPAIPAHCFKEGMKLEAVDPAAPISIRPATVTKVFSEQYFLVTMDDLCGMEESEGAGRSFLCHRDSPGIFPTQWSLKNGLPLSPPPGYQGPDFDWADYLKQCEAEAAPQHCFPTEQCDHSFKEAMKLEAVNPLSPENIHVATVNRVKGQYIWLSLEGLKQPMPELIVHVDSLDIFPISWCETNGYPLIHPIKPTVAKERKIAVVQPEKHRNLPKSMTPDTIRQQLAHQSETGHGNGKYCCPKIYFNHRCFSGPYLNKGRIAELPQFIGPGNCVLVLKEVLSLLINSAYKPSRVLRELQLDQESRWQGYGETLKAKYKGKSYRATVEIVRTADRVADFCRKTCIKLECCPNLFGPGMVLERCSENCSVLTKTKYTYYYGKKKSKRVGRPPGGHSNLEGGVKRRGRKRKRRKQLFVHKKRRSSASVDNTPAGSPQGSGEEEDLDEDDSLSEDSGSELQDDLQDDSEQSVGKSQPTTPSPSPPATPRPTRRRRKPRSPSFSDDENRPPSPKTSKIEPPQKLCLDTSPLEWSVTDVVRFIRSTDCAPLARIFLDQEIDGQALLLLNLPTVQECMDLKLGPAIKLCHHIERVKLAFYQQFAT